A stretch of the Desulforamulus ferrireducens genome encodes the following:
- a CDS encoding HK97-gp10 family putative phage morphogenesis protein, with protein sequence MAKVEVKMPEEFLLKLSRLGERTDEIIPKVLEAGGEVVLSKVKSNLQSVIGSGTKYPSRATGELVNALGLSPAKQDRNGNHNIKIGFTEPRKDGESNAKIANIIEYGKSGQPPRPFLKPAKSATRKSCIEVMKSRLEQELGRI encoded by the coding sequence GTGGCTAAGGTGGAAGTTAAAATGCCGGAAGAGTTCTTGCTCAAGTTATCCAGACTTGGAGAAAGAACAGACGAAATCATACCTAAGGTGCTGGAAGCAGGCGGGGAAGTGGTTCTTTCAAAAGTGAAGTCCAATCTTCAGTCAGTTATCGGGAGCGGCACTAAATATCCGTCCAGAGCAACCGGTGAATTGGTAAATGCTTTGGGACTCTCTCCTGCCAAACAGGACAGGAATGGAAACCACAACATAAAAATCGGCTTTACTGAACCAAGGAAGGATGGGGAAAGCAATGCGAAGATTGCTAATATTATTGAGTACGGCAAGTCCGGGCAGCCTCCAAGGCCCTTTTTGAAACCGGCAAAATCAGCTACAAGGAAGTCCTGCATCGAAGTAATGAAGTCAAGACTGGAACAGGAGCTGGGTCGTATATGA
- a CDS encoding head-tail connector protein: MELLEKVKANLILQHSEDDALLQEYIKAAVAYAESYQKKPEGYYAENPMPPTTEQAVIMLSSHFYESRDGSTAGFFGDSVQAGQQVWNTVNLLLRLDRDWKV, translated from the coding sequence ATGGAACTTTTGGAGAAGGTTAAAGCAAACCTCATATTGCAGCACAGCGAAGATGACGCACTTTTACAAGAGTATATCAAAGCCGCAGTGGCCTATGCGGAAAGTTACCAGAAAAAGCCGGAAGGATATTATGCCGAAAACCCCATGCCACCTACTACTGAGCAGGCTGTCATTATGCTGTCGAGCCATTTTTATGAAAGCAGGGATGGCTCGACGGCTGGCTTTTTTGGGGATAGTGTGCAGGCAGGACAGCAGGTATGGAATACAGTTAATCTATTGCTGCGGCTCGACCGGGATTGGAAGGTGTAA
- a CDS encoding major tail protein: MATIGLDRLYYAKITENENGEETYATPVPLAKAITAELSVELAEATLYADDGAAEVVKEFQSGTLTLGVADIGVDAAEVLTGATLDDNKVLISTSEDGGAPVAIGFRAKKANGKYRYFWLYRVKFGIPATNLQTKGDSITFSTPTIEGTVMRRNKPDGQGKHPWKAEVSEDDPGVSPETITGWYTEVYEPVFAVGGGSE; this comes from the coding sequence ATGGCCACAATCGGACTGGACAGGTTATATTATGCCAAAATAACTGAGAATGAAAACGGAGAAGAGACATACGCCACGCCTGTTCCGCTGGCTAAGGCTATTACGGCAGAGCTTTCTGTGGAGCTGGCAGAGGCGACACTTTATGCCGATGACGGGGCGGCAGAAGTGGTCAAGGAATTTCAAAGCGGCACCCTGACTCTTGGTGTTGCAGATATCGGAGTAGACGCTGCTGAGGTTTTGACGGGAGCCACCCTTGATGACAATAAGGTGCTGATTTCCACCAGCGAGGATGGTGGCGCGCCTGTAGCAATCGGCTTTAGAGCCAAGAAAGCTAACGGCAAGTACAGGTATTTTTGGCTTTACAGGGTTAAATTCGGAATCCCGGCTACAAATCTGCAGACGAAGGGCGACAGCATTACCTTTTCGACACCCACCATTGAAGGGACAGTCATGAGACGTAACAAACCAGATGGCCAGGGAAAGCACCCTTGGAAGGCAGAAGTCAGCGAAGACGATCCCGGTGTATCGCCTGAAACTATTACCGGCTGGTATACGGAAGTTTATGAGCCGGTATTTGCTGTGGGAGGAGGCAGCGAATAA
- a CDS encoding head-tail adaptor protein encodes MGFGKMRTFVDIISVKPVKDSEGFTEKGDVILASVRAYKEDRHGSEKWANRAAFSQASALFRFRKIPNLEVTTDLVLVCSDGRYNIISVEDVKGRGMYIEALAEKVKSSGT; translated from the coding sequence ATGGGCTTTGGGAAAATGAGAACTTTCGTGGACATTATCTCAGTCAAGCCGGTTAAGGATAGTGAGGGTTTTACAGAAAAAGGTGATGTCATTCTTGCTTCGGTAAGGGCATACAAGGAAGACAGACATGGCAGCGAAAAATGGGCAAACAGGGCGGCGTTTTCGCAGGCGTCTGCCCTGTTTCGCTTCCGTAAGATACCTAACCTGGAAGTTACCACAGATCTTGTACTCGTTTGCAGCGATGGCAGGTACAACATTATCAGTGTTGAGGACGTAAAAGGGCGCGGGATGTATATTGAGGCGCTTGCTGAGAAAGTGAAATCAAGCGGTACGTAA